The following are from one region of the Coffea eugenioides isolate CCC68of chromosome 2, Ceug_1.0, whole genome shotgun sequence genome:
- the LOC113762047 gene encoding actin-related protein 2 isoform X1 produces MDSRNVIVCDNGTGYVKCGFAGENFPTSVFPCVLGRPMLRYEESLMEQEVKDIVVGDACLKLRHQLDISYPVNNGIVQNWDDMGHVWDHAFFNELKVDPTECKILLTDPPLNPSKNREKMVETMFEKYNFAGVFIQVQAVLTLYAQGLLTGLVIDSGDGVTHVVPVVDGYSFPHLTKRMNVAGRHITSYLVDLLQRRGYAMNRSADFETVRDIKEKLCYISYDYKREYQLGLETTILVKNYTLPDGRVIKVGTERFQASEALFTPELIDVEGDGMADMVFRCIQEMDIDNRMMLYQHIVLSGGSTMYPGLPSRLEKEILDRYLDVVLKGNKDGLKKLRLRIEDPPRRKHMVYLGGAVLAGIMKDAPEFWISRQDYLEEGVACLSKCGQA; encoded by the exons ATGGACAGCCGCAACGTCATCGTTTGCGACAATGGCACTGGG TATGTCAAGTGTGGCTTTGCAGGTGAGAATTTTCCCACATCAGTATTCCCTTGCGTTCTTGGAAGGCCAATGCTAAGATATGAGGAATCCCTCATGGAACAAGAAGTCAAG GACATTGTTGTTGGAGATGCTTGTTTGAAACTGAGGCATCAGCTGGATATTTCCTATCCTGTCAACAATGGGATAGTGCAAAATTGGGATGATATGGGCCATGTATGGGATCATGCCTTTTTTAATGAGCTGAAG GTAGACCCAACAGAGTGTAAGATCTTGCTCACTGATCCCCCTTTGAACCCATCCAAGAATCGTGAAAAGATG GTTGAGACCATGTTTGAGAAGTATAACTTCGCTGGTGTCTTCATACAAGTTCAAGCTGTTTTAACATTGTATGCTCAAG GTTTGCTTACAGGATTAGTTATTGACTCTGGTGACGGTGTTACGCATGTG GTTCCGGTTGTGGATGGATACTCATTCCCTCATCTCACAAAAAGAATGAATGTGGCTGGACGCCATATTACATCATATCTCGTAGATTTGCTCCAACGGAGAGG GTATGCAATGAATAGAAGTGCTGACTTTGAGACAGTTAGGGATATTAAAGAGAAATTATGCTACATAAG TTATGATTATAAAAGGGAATATCAATTGGGACTTGAGACAACCATCCTTGTTAAGAATTATACA TTACCTGATGGAAGGGTGATTAAAGTTGGGACTGAGAGATTCCAGGCATCTGAGGCTCTTTTCACTCCG GAATTGATTGATGTTGAAGGTGATGGAATGGCTGACATGGTGTTTCGCTGCATTCAGGAAATGGATATTGACAACCGCATGATG CTATACCAGCATATTGTTTTGAGTGGAGGAAGTACAATGTATCCTGGGTTACCGAGTCG CTTGGAGAAAGAAATTTTAGATCGCTATCTTGATGTTGTTCTGAAGGGAAACAAAGATGGATTAAAG AAACTGCGGTTGCGAATAGAGGATCCACCACGAAGAAAGCATATGGTATACCTCGGAGGAGCAGTTCTTGCAGGAATTATGAAG GATGCACCTGAGTTTTGGATTAGCAGGCAAGATTATTTAGAAGAGGGAGTTGCGTGTTTAAGCAAGTGTGGCCAGGCATGA
- the LOC113762047 gene encoding actin-related protein 2 isoform X2, with translation MDSRNVIVCDNGTGDIVVGDACLKLRHQLDISYPVNNGIVQNWDDMGHVWDHAFFNELKVDPTECKILLTDPPLNPSKNREKMVETMFEKYNFAGVFIQVQAVLTLYAQGLLTGLVIDSGDGVTHVVPVVDGYSFPHLTKRMNVAGRHITSYLVDLLQRRGYAMNRSADFETVRDIKEKLCYISYDYKREYQLGLETTILVKNYTLPDGRVIKVGTERFQASEALFTPELIDVEGDGMADMVFRCIQEMDIDNRMMLYQHIVLSGGSTMYPGLPSRLEKEILDRYLDVVLKGNKDGLKKLRLRIEDPPRRKHMVYLGGAVLAGIMKDAPEFWISRQDYLEEGVACLSKCGQA, from the exons ATGGACAGCCGCAACGTCATCGTTTGCGACAATGGCACTGGG GACATTGTTGTTGGAGATGCTTGTTTGAAACTGAGGCATCAGCTGGATATTTCCTATCCTGTCAACAATGGGATAGTGCAAAATTGGGATGATATGGGCCATGTATGGGATCATGCCTTTTTTAATGAGCTGAAG GTAGACCCAACAGAGTGTAAGATCTTGCTCACTGATCCCCCTTTGAACCCATCCAAGAATCGTGAAAAGATG GTTGAGACCATGTTTGAGAAGTATAACTTCGCTGGTGTCTTCATACAAGTTCAAGCTGTTTTAACATTGTATGCTCAAG GTTTGCTTACAGGATTAGTTATTGACTCTGGTGACGGTGTTACGCATGTG GTTCCGGTTGTGGATGGATACTCATTCCCTCATCTCACAAAAAGAATGAATGTGGCTGGACGCCATATTACATCATATCTCGTAGATTTGCTCCAACGGAGAGG GTATGCAATGAATAGAAGTGCTGACTTTGAGACAGTTAGGGATATTAAAGAGAAATTATGCTACATAAG TTATGATTATAAAAGGGAATATCAATTGGGACTTGAGACAACCATCCTTGTTAAGAATTATACA TTACCTGATGGAAGGGTGATTAAAGTTGGGACTGAGAGATTCCAGGCATCTGAGGCTCTTTTCACTCCG GAATTGATTGATGTTGAAGGTGATGGAATGGCTGACATGGTGTTTCGCTGCATTCAGGAAATGGATATTGACAACCGCATGATG CTATACCAGCATATTGTTTTGAGTGGAGGAAGTACAATGTATCCTGGGTTACCGAGTCG CTTGGAGAAAGAAATTTTAGATCGCTATCTTGATGTTGTTCTGAAGGGAAACAAAGATGGATTAAAG AAACTGCGGTTGCGAATAGAGGATCCACCACGAAGAAAGCATATGGTATACCTCGGAGGAGCAGTTCTTGCAGGAATTATGAAG GATGCACCTGAGTTTTGGATTAGCAGGCAAGATTATTTAGAAGAGGGAGTTGCGTGTTTAAGCAAGTGTGGCCAGGCATGA